One genomic region from Cryptococcus neoformans var. grubii H99 chromosome 10, complete sequence encodes:
- a CDS encoding DNA replication complex GINS protein PSF3: protein MEDDYFSITSILADNHKMSCTFALDVEGLGYLEGSTENDIREGTKVELPFWLAQTLSVNQFTTFALPLPYSSRVQSALVASPVSVKLSNLVGGNGWWYRWGKKLADMLEDEQATNIRNMLLRAFTGRLPTLQDLAAHHASADHTMPELSTSKAEMFRDGMEGDERQLFSIGQDSGRLFKAWYDRKKGNR from the exons ATGGAGGACGACTACTTCTCAATTACGTCCATCTTGGCTGATAACCAT AAAATGTCGTGCACTTTTGCGCTTGATGTTGAGGGTCTAGGATATCTGGAAGGGAGCACCGAGAATGAT ATCCGTGAGGGCACGAAAGTTGAGCTTCCCTTTTGGTTGGCCCAGACATTAAGTGTCAA TCAATTCACAACATTCGCACTGCCTCTTCCGTACTCCAGCCGTGTCCAGTCGGCCTTGGTCGCATCTCCTGTCAGCGTCAAACTCTCCAACCTAGTTGGTGGGAATGGGTGGTGGTACCGCTGGGGAAAGAAGCTTGCAGACATGCTGGAGGATGAACAGGCTACAAATATCCGAAATATGCTTTTGAGA GCGTTCACAGGGCGACTACCGACTTTACAAGATTTGGCGGCGCACCACGCATCAGCAGATCATACCATGCCAGAGCTGAGTACAAGCAAAGCGGAGATGTTTCGGGACGGAatggaaggggatgaaAGACAGT TATTCTCCATCGGGCAAGATTCAGGACGATTATTCAAGGCGTGGTATGacaggaagaaaggaaacAGGTGA
- a CDS encoding protein transporter SEC23 translates to MNFEDIEDKDGVRFSWNVWPSSRLEATRTVVPISALYTPLKEREDLPPVMYEPVTCKGSSCKAILNPYCQVDVRGKMWICPFCLQRNPFPPHYHQDLSPNNLPPELLPKFTTIEYTLSRPAQIPPIFLYIVDTCVDEDELKALKETLVVSLSLLPPNALVGLVTYGTMAMVHELAYADCPKAYVFRGSKDYQPKQIADMLGLNPSNRPIQPVRPGQPMPAPAASKFLMPVQACEFQLTNILEQLQRDPWPVDQDKRPLRCTGVALSVAVSLLETAFPNTGARIMLFSGGPATDGPGMVVGPELREPIRSHHDIDRDSVKHFKRASKFYEALSKRASVNGHAIDIYAGCLDQVGLLEMKSLTNATNGFMTISDSFMTAIFKQSFLRTLGKDEQGYLKMGFNATYDVLTTKELKISGVIGHVISANKKSSCVGETEIGIGQTSAWKVCSLTPKSTLATYFEVVTPAGQALAPNQSGLIQFVTHYQHSSGQYRLRVTTVSRVFQEGGHPSIAASFDQEAAAVLMARIAVFKAEIDDSPDVLRWLDRMLIRLCQKFADYRKEDPTSFQLSPNFSIYPQFMFHLRRSQFLQVFNNSPDETAFYRHVLNDSDVNNSLIMIQPTLMSYGFDSEPHPVLLDSVSIRPDVILLLDTFFHILIFHGETIAQWRKANYQEQEDYANFKELLEAPIGDAQELLEDRMPIPRYVVCDQGGSQARFLLSKLNPSTTHMSGSNYGAGPAGGQAIFTDDVSLQVFMEHLKRLAVGASTS, encoded by the exons ATGAACTTTGAAGACATCGAGGACAAGGATG GCGTCAGGTTCTCCTGGAACGTGTGGCCTTCTAGCCGGCTCGAAGCCACCCGAACTGTAGTACCCATCTCTGCCCTCTACACCCCCTTGAAGGAACGGGAGGACCTTCCCCCTGTCATGTACGAGCCTGTTACCTGTAAGGGCTCATCTTGTAAGGCTATCCTCAACCCTTACTG CCAAGTCGACGTCCGAGGCAAAATGTGGATTTGTCCCTTCTGTCTCCAGCGTaaccctttccctcctcatTATCACCAGGATCTTTCCCCTAACAACCTTCCTCCCGAGCTTCTGCCCAAGTTCACCACCATCGAGTACACCCTTTCTCGTCCTGCCCAAATCCCTCCCATTTTCCTCTATATTGTTGACACCTGTgtcgatgaggatgagctCAAGGCACTGAAGGAGACTTTGGTGGTtagcttgagcttgttgcCCCCCAATGCGTTAGTCGGCTTGGTCACTTACGGTACTATG GCCATGGTCCACGAACTCGCCTACGCCGACTGCCCCAAGGCCTACGTTTTCCGAGGTTCCAAGGATTACCAACCCAAGCAGATCGCCGACATGCTCGGCCTCAACCCCTCCAACCGCCCCATTCAGCCCGTGCGCCCTGGTCAACCTATGCCCGCCCCTGCTGCCTCCAAGTTCCTTATGCCTGTCCAGGCTTGTGAATTCCAGCTCACCAACATCTTGGAGCAGCTCCAGAGGGACCCTTGGCCCGTGGATCAGGATAAGAGGCCTTTGAGGTGTACAGGTGTGGCTTTGAGCGTGGCTGTCTCTCTGCTTGAG ACTGCCTTCCCCAACACTGGTGCCAGGATAATGCTTTTCTCTGGTGGTCCTGCCACTGATGGACCTGGTATGGTCGTTGGTCCCGAGCTTCGAGAGCCCATCCGATCTCACCACGACATTGACCGTGACAGCGTCAAGCACTTTAAGCGTGCCTCCAAG TTTTACGAGGCCCTTTCCAAGCGTGCCTCTGTAAACGGCCATGCTATTGATATCTATGCTGGTTGTCTCGATCAAGTCGGTTTACTTGAGATGAAGTCGCTCACCAACGCTACCAACGGCTTTATGACCATCTCTGATTCGTTCATGACTGCTATTTTCAAGCAGAGCTTTTTGCGTACGTTAGGCAAGGATGAGCAAGGGTATTTGAAGATGGGCTTCAACGCGACTTATGATGTTCTT ACCACAAAGGAGCTCAAGATCTCTGGTGTCATTGGCCATGTTATTTCCGCCAACAAGAAGTCATCTTGTGTCGGCGAAACCGAAATCGGTATTGGTCAAACTTCTGCTTGGAAGGTTTGCTCCCTCACTCCCAAGAGTACCCTCGCTACCTACTTTGAGGTCGTCACCCCTGCCGGCCAAGCCCTCGCCCCCAACCAGTCTGGTCTCATTCAATTTGTTACCCATTACCAACACTCCTCCGGCCAGTACCGCTTGCGAGTCACCACTGTGTCCCGAGTCTTTCAAGAAGGCGGCCACCCGTCTATCGCCGCGTCCTTCGACCAGGAAGCCGCTGCTGTCCTTATGGCGAGGATTGCCGTGTTCAAGGCGGAGATTGATGACTCTCCCGACGTTCTCAGGTGGCTGGATAGGATGTTGATCAGATTGTGCCAAAAGTTTGCCGATTACAGAAAGGAAGATCCGACAAGCTTCCAGCTCAGTCCAAACTTCTCAATCTATCCGCAATTCATGTTCCACTTGCGACGAAGTCAATTTTTGCAAGTATTCAACAACTCTCCTGATGAGACGGCTTTCTACCG CCATGTTCTCAACGATTCGGATGTCAACAATTCTCTCATCATGATTCAACCCACTCTCATGTCTTATGGCTTTGACTCTGAGCCCCATCCCGTCTTACTTGACTCTGTCTCCATCCGTCCCGatgtcatccttcttctcgacaCTTTCTTCCACATTCTCATTTTCCACGGTGAGACCATTGCCCAATGGCGTAAAGCCAATTATCAAGAACAGGAAGACTATGCCAACTTTAAGGAGCTGCTTGAGGCCCCTATTGGCGATGCCCAAGAATTACTTGAAGACCGAATGCCCATCCCTCGATACGTTGTTTGTGACCAGGGCGGAAGTCAAGCGAGGTTCTTGCTGAGCAAGTTGAACCCTTCAACTACTCACATGAGTGGGAGCAATTACGGCGCTGGACCTGCTGGTGGTCAGGCGATCTTTACGGATGATGTCAGTTTGCAAGTGTTCATGGAACATCTCAAGAGGTTGGCTGTGGGGGCGTCTACTAGTTAG